One Streptomyces coeruleorubidus DNA segment encodes these proteins:
- the dapF gene encoding diaminopimelate epimerase, with the protein MSTRIAFLKGHGTENDFVIVPDPENAIDLPPAAVAILCDRRAGIGGDGLLHVVRSAAHPEARHMAPEAEWFMDYRNGDGSIAEMCGNGVRVFARYLQRAGHVTEGDLAVATRGGVKTVHIAKDGDVTVGMGKAVLPEGDVTVSVGERSWPARNVNMGNPHAVAFVDDLSHAGDLLSPPPFSPAAAYPDGVNVEFVVDRGPGHVALRVHERGSGETRSCGTGACAVAVATARRDGADPTATGTPATYTVDVPGGTLVITERPDGEIEMTGPAVIVAEGEIDAEWLEAAAAA; encoded by the coding sequence ATGAGCACGCGGATCGCCTTCCTCAAGGGTCACGGCACCGAGAACGACTTCGTGATCGTCCCGGACCCCGAGAACGCCATCGACCTGCCCCCGGCCGCCGTCGCGATCCTCTGCGACCGCCGCGCGGGCATCGGCGGTGACGGACTGCTGCACGTGGTGCGGTCCGCCGCGCACCCCGAGGCCCGGCACATGGCGCCCGAGGCGGAGTGGTTCATGGACTACCGCAACGGCGACGGCTCGATCGCGGAGATGTGCGGCAACGGCGTGCGGGTCTTCGCGCGCTACCTCCAGCGCGCCGGACATGTCACCGAAGGAGACCTCGCGGTCGCCACGCGCGGGGGCGTGAAGACCGTGCACATCGCCAAGGACGGTGACGTCACCGTGGGCATGGGCAAGGCGGTGCTCCCCGAGGGCGACGTCACGGTGAGCGTCGGCGAGCGCAGCTGGCCCGCGCGGAACGTGAACATGGGCAACCCGCACGCGGTCGCCTTCGTGGACGACCTGTCCCACGCCGGTGACCTGCTCTCCCCGCCGCCCTTCAGCCCGGCAGCCGCCTACCCGGACGGTGTGAACGTCGAGTTCGTGGTCGACCGCGGCCCCGGGCACGTCGCGCTCCGCGTGCACGAGCGCGGCTCCGGCGAGACCCGCTCCTGCGGCACGGGCGCGTGCGCGGTCGCCGTGGCCACCGCCCGCCGCGACGGGGCCGACCCGACGGCCACCGGCACCCCGGCGACGTACACCGTGGACGTGCCCGGCGGCACCCTGGTGATCACCGAGCGGCCCGACGGCGAGATCGAGATGACGGGCCCTGCCGTGATCGTGGCCGAGGGCGAGATCGACGCGGAGTGGCTGGAAGCGGCCGCGGCGGCATGA
- a CDS encoding RelA/SpoT family protein: MSAEATNSVTPGPMPGAVSGPVTPTAPRRKARPRIDLRRLGRAALLGPAARDRLPDAISHVVDAHRAHHPDADLEPLRRAYVLAESSHRGQMRKSGEPYITHPLAVTLILAELGAETTTLTASLLHDTVEDTDVTLDQVGEQFGEEVRYLVDGVTKLEKVDYGAAAEPETFRKMLVATGNDVRVMSIKLADRLHNMRTLGVMRPEKQERIAKVTHDVLIPLAERLGVQALKTELEDLVFAILRPEEYEHTRELIVRNAARADDPLAEVADEVRTVLREADIPAEVLIRPRHFVSVHRVSRKRGRLRGSDFGRLLVLVNEDADCYGVLGELHTCMTPVVSEFKDFIAVPKFNLYQSLHTAVAREDGQVVEVLIRTHQMHKVAEAGVVALGNPYAPASDDPADGERVDPTRPGWLSRLLDWQEAAPDPDHFWSTLREDLAQDREITVFRPDGGTLGLPEGATCVDAAYAQYGEDAHACIGARVNGRLATLSTVLKDGDTVQLLMGQDPASEPSREWLEHAHTPAARIAIQRWLAAHPAQAEAQRAEAQENRQPEGNRQSGERAVAPRPTTADASDASDPDGPAPEQAAVRPATGNVLTDRPGATVRLAGCCTPVRPDEITGFAVRGGAVTVHRAECAAVARMKDGGRTEVGVRWGEATECRVTLVAESFVRPHLLADLTEAMALEGAEIVSATVEPPTQQQVRHTYTVQLPDAAHLPALMRAMRNVAGVYDVTRAQPQTQGG; the protein is encoded by the coding sequence ATGAGTGCGGAGGCCACGAATTCCGTGACCCCAGGCCCGATGCCGGGCGCGGTGTCAGGACCGGTGACGCCGACAGCCCCGCGCAGAAAGGCCCGCCCCCGGATCGACCTGCGCCGCCTCGGCAGAGCCGCGCTGCTCGGCCCCGCCGCCCGCGACCGGCTGCCCGACGCCATCAGCCACGTCGTCGACGCCCACCGCGCCCACCACCCCGACGCGGACCTCGAACCCCTGCGCCGCGCCTACGTCCTGGCGGAGTCCTCGCACCGCGGCCAGATGCGCAAGAGCGGCGAGCCGTACATCACGCACCCGCTCGCCGTGACCCTGATCCTCGCCGAACTCGGCGCCGAGACCACGACGTTGACCGCGTCCCTGCTCCACGACACCGTCGAGGACACGGACGTGACGCTCGACCAGGTCGGCGAGCAGTTCGGCGAGGAGGTCCGCTACCTCGTCGACGGCGTCACCAAACTGGAGAAGGTCGACTACGGCGCCGCCGCCGAGCCCGAGACCTTCCGCAAGATGCTCGTCGCCACCGGCAACGACGTCCGCGTCATGTCGATCAAACTCGCCGACCGGCTGCACAACATGCGCACGCTCGGCGTCATGCGCCCCGAGAAACAGGAGCGCATCGCCAAGGTGACACATGACGTGCTGATCCCGCTCGCCGAACGGCTCGGCGTCCAGGCGCTCAAGACCGAACTGGAAGACCTCGTCTTCGCGATCCTGCGCCCCGAGGAGTACGAGCACACAAGGGAGTTGATCGTCCGCAACGCCGCCCGCGCGGACGACCCGCTCGCCGAGGTCGCCGACGAGGTGCGCACCGTGCTGCGCGAGGCGGACATCCCGGCCGAAGTCCTCATCCGGCCCCGCCACTTCGTCTCCGTGCACCGCGTCTCCCGCAAACGCGGCCGGCTCCGCGGCTCCGACTTCGGCCGCCTGCTGGTGCTGGTGAACGAGGACGCCGACTGCTACGGCGTCCTGGGCGAACTCCACACCTGCATGACGCCGGTCGTCTCGGAGTTCAAGGACTTCATCGCCGTACCGAAGTTCAACCTGTACCAGTCACTGCACACGGCGGTCGCCCGCGAGGACGGCCAGGTCGTCGAAGTCCTCATCCGCACGCACCAGATGCACAAGGTCGCCGAGGCCGGAGTCGTCGCGCTCGGCAACCCGTACGCGCCGGCCTCCGACGACCCGGCCGACGGCGAGCGCGTCGATCCCACCCGCCCCGGCTGGCTCTCCCGGCTCCTCGACTGGCAGGAGGCGGCACCCGACCCGGACCACTTCTGGTCGACTCTGCGCGAGGACCTCGCCCAGGACCGCGAGATCACCGTCTTCCGGCCCGACGGCGGCACGCTCGGCCTGCCCGAGGGGGCGACCTGCGTGGACGCCGCGTACGCGCAGTACGGCGAGGACGCGCACGCCTGCATCGGCGCACGTGTCAACGGCCGACTGGCCACGCTGAGCACCGTGTTGAAGGACGGCGACACCGTCCAGCTCCTCATGGGCCAGGACCCGGCGTCCGAGCCCTCCCGGGAGTGGCTGGAGCACGCGCACACGCCCGCGGCCCGGATCGCCATCCAGCGCTGGCTGGCCGCCCACCCGGCGCAGGCCGAGGCGCAGCGGGCCGAGGCCCAGGAGAACCGGCAGCCCGAGGGGAACCGGCAGTCCGGGGAGCGGGCTGTGGCTCCCCGACCCACGACCGCCGACGCGTCCGACGCATCCGACCCGGACGGACCGGCTCCCGAGCAGGCGGCCGTCCGCCCCGCCACCGGCAACGTCCTCACCGACCGGCCCGGCGCGACCGTCCGGCTCGCCGGCTGCTGCACACCCGTACGGCCCGACGAGATCACCGGCTTCGCGGTACGCGGGGGAGCGGTCACCGTGCACCGCGCCGAGTGCGCCGCGGTGGCCCGTATGAAGGACGGGGGGCGCACGGAGGTCGGCGTGCGCTGGGGCGAGGCCACCGAGTGCCGGGTCACGCTGGTCGCCGAATCGTTCGTCCGTCCGCATCTGCTCGCCGACCTCACGGAGGCCATGGCCCTCGAAGGCGCCGAGATCGTCTCCGCGACCGTCGAACCCCCGACCCAGCAGCAGGTCCGTCACACCTACACCGTGCAGCTCCCGGACGCGGCCCACCTGCCCGCCCTCATGCGCGCCATGCGCAATGTGGCCGGGGTGTACGACGTCACCCGGGCACAGCCACAGACACAGGGCGGCTGA
- a CDS encoding M1 family metallopeptidase, translated as MRLTAPRTRTRSRRRRTSAALLASAVSVCLVAASAPAVPLGVGDRLFPHLGNPGYDVASYDLSFTYPGNNSEPLRAVTTIDAWTTADLDRVNLDFAHGTVHSVEVDGDPATFGTAGEDLVITPEDSVSDGNWMRITVWHTSDPVPAKGREGGWVRTADGLAMANQADAAHLVFPCNDHPSDKAMFTIRVTAPDGHTAVANGLSAGVDESGGSTTWTYRTQHPMATELAQVSIGRSTVLHRTGPHGLPVRDVVPTRHRKALEPWLEKTPEQIAWMESKVGRYPFETYGLLMADASTGFELETQTLSLFERELFTEPVYPAWYVEAIMVHELAHQWFGNSVGPRTWSDLWLNEGHATWYEALYAEERAGKSMRDRMKAAYGASDRWRAAGGPPAAPKAPEPGRKTGIFRPNVYDGAALVLYALRQEIGRPAFERLERAWVGRYQDGTATTEDFVRLAAEISGRDLDGFFQGWLYGEKTPPMPGHPDWKPAAQEKPAAPANRAAPAKAAGPANPAAPAKAAAPAKPAPPAKAAAR; from the coding sequence ATGCGCCTCACCGCCCCCCGCACCCGAACCCGTTCCCGTCGTCGGCGAACGTCCGCGGCGCTGCTCGCCTCGGCCGTCTCCGTCTGCCTCGTCGCCGCGAGCGCCCCCGCCGTCCCGCTCGGCGTCGGCGACCGCCTCTTCCCGCACCTGGGCAACCCCGGCTACGACGTCGCGTCGTACGACCTCTCCTTCACCTATCCCGGCAACAACAGCGAGCCGCTGCGGGCCGTGACCACCATCGACGCCTGGACCACCGCCGACCTGGACCGCGTCAACCTGGACTTCGCCCACGGCACGGTCCACTCGGTCGAGGTCGACGGCGACCCCGCCACCTTCGGCACCGCCGGCGAGGACCTGGTGATCACGCCCGAGGACTCGGTGTCGGACGGCAACTGGATGCGGATCACCGTGTGGCACACCAGTGACCCCGTGCCCGCGAAGGGGCGCGAGGGCGGCTGGGTGCGCACCGCGGACGGCCTCGCGATGGCCAACCAGGCCGACGCCGCGCACCTGGTGTTCCCGTGCAACGACCACCCCTCCGACAAGGCGATGTTCACCATCCGGGTCACCGCGCCCGACGGTCACACGGCCGTCGCCAACGGCCTGTCCGCCGGGGTGGACGAGTCCGGCGGGTCGACCACCTGGACGTACCGCACCCAGCACCCCATGGCCACCGAGCTCGCCCAGGTCTCCATCGGCCGCTCCACCGTGCTGCACCGCACCGGCCCGCACGGACTGCCCGTACGGGACGTCGTCCCGACCAGGCACCGCAAGGCGCTCGAACCCTGGCTGGAGAAGACTCCGGAGCAGATCGCCTGGATGGAGAGCAAGGTCGGCCGCTACCCCTTCGAGACGTACGGCCTGCTCATGGCCGACGCCTCCACCGGCTTCGAACTGGAGACCCAGACGCTCTCCCTCTTCGAACGGGAGCTGTTCACCGAGCCCGTCTACCCCGCGTGGTACGTCGAGGCGATCATGGTCCACGAGCTGGCGCACCAGTGGTTCGGCAACAGCGTCGGCCCCCGCACCTGGTCCGACCTGTGGCTCAACGAGGGACACGCCACCTGGTACGAGGCGCTGTACGCCGAGGAGCGGGCCGGCAAGTCGATGCGGGACCGTATGAAGGCCGCGTACGGCGCCTCCGACCGCTGGCGCGCGGCCGGTGGCCCACCCGCCGCCCCGAAGGCCCCCGAGCCGGGCCGCAAGACCGGCATCTTCCGGCCCAACGTCTACGACGGGGCCGCGCTCGTCCTGTACGCCCTGCGCCAGGAGATCGGCCGCCCGGCCTTCGAGCGCCTGGAACGCGCCTGGGTCGGCCGGTACCAGGACGGCACCGCGACGACGGAGGACTTCGTCCGGCTGGCCGCCGAGATCTCCGGGCGCGACCTGGACGGCTTCTTCCAGGGCTGGCTGTACGGGGAGAAGACCCCGCCGATGCCGGGCCACCCGGACTGGAAGCCGGCCGCGCAAGAGAAGCCCGCCGCGCCCGCGAATCGTGCCGCACCAGCGAAGGCGGCTGGGCCCGCGAATCCTGCCGCCCCGGCGAAAGCGGCCGCACCGGCGAAACCTGCTCCACCCGCGAAGGCCGCCGCTCGATAA